In the Flavobacterium sp. 90 genome, CTTTTTGAAGATGGTACTTTCTTTCGAAGTATATAAGCGAAGTGTTTTATCTCTTAAATCCATTGCGATGATATCATGTAAATTGTCATCGGCTTCAATTCTAATTTCGTTTTTTTCTCCTTTTTCCAAATAAACCTCCAGATTATCGTCGGCTTCGATAGCGTCAAAATCTCCAACTTCTTTTTGTGATACAGTAACAATTTTAGAACCTTTTATTTTTTCTCTTTTTTGAGCAAAAGTTAATGTTGTAACTAGTAATAATAGGATTAGGGCTGCATGTTTTTTCATTAATTCTAGATTTGATTTTGACAAATATAAAAAAATCATCCACTTTTGATGAATGATTTCTTTTATATTTAACAGATAAATAAAGTTTAGCCCTGACTAATGCTTCCTCCTGAACTAGCAGTTTTTTCAATTGTTTTAGGAGCATTGTTATAATTAATACTTCCTCCACTTGATGCACCGGCTTTCAGACTCAAAATAGGGTGAACTTCCAGATTTCCTCCGCTTGAAGCATCTGCTTCAATTTCATTTGCGAATAATTTACCTGCATTTACACTAGATCCGCTTGAAGCTCTTGCAATTGTTTTTAAAGCTTTCCCTTCGATTGTAATAGAACTTCCGCTGCTTGTTATACATGAAATGTTGTCTGATTCTACATTTACATCCATTGTTGCGGCACTTGATGTTTCTAATTCTATATCTTGTCCCTGAATAACATTTTTACTCGCTACAGATGCAGCGCTTGAAGCTTCTATTTTGTTAATAACAGGCATTTTAACAGTCACCTTTTTTTGAGAGATGTTACGGAAAGAATTGAATTTACATCTAATTACTAAAGTTCCATTTTCAACCGTAGTTTCAATTTCTTTCTGCAAGTTATCATCAGCTTCTACAGTAATTGAAGTAGAATCGGATTGTTCGATAACTAAATCGATCGCATTGCTCACTCTGATATTTTTAAAATCTCCCTGAACAATTCTTTTCTCGGTCGTTACATTTCCACTTCCTTCAATAGTATTCATGTTTAAATTACATGAAGCAAATAATAATGCGGTTAATGTAACAACAATAAATTTCGTAATATGAATGATTATTTTTATCATGGCTTAGTTAATTTTGATTATAACTCCGTTTTTATCAGTGGTTAATTTTCCTGATGTTTTTTTTCCGTTTAAAACTTCTTTTCCATTTATTTTAATCGATACTTCTTTTACAGTATCGTTGTTAATTATTCTGCCTTCATCGTCGTATTCATAATCATTGTCTCCATCGTTGTCTCCGTCATTATATTCATTTTCTTCTGCTGGACAGTTTAGACATTTAATTTTTGATCCTTCAACTTTATAGTTATAGTCTCCGCTAAAGTGTAAGTTGAAAAAATCATTGTCAGAGTCGTCATAATCCTGAACTGAAGCATCTGGTTTAAACAATTGTCCTTCTGGCAAGTACAAATATACATCAACTTCCTGACCTCTAAATTTGTTTTTTACATCTGTTAAAAAGTAATTATCAAGAACTAAATGATTACCATTGATTTGATATTTATAGTTGATTTTTTCAGCTCTTTGTCTTGCATTTATAAATGAATTTCCTCTTGCGCTTTTCTCTATTTGTAGATACGCAGTTGGTTTATCAGTATGCAAAACATGTAAACGAACGTCAGTAGAATAAATCAATTGATTGTTGGCAGAATCCTGAACAAATTCAAAATCTCTATGTTGATTAAGGCTTTTAGCGTAGTAATCATTGTATCTGAATTTTACATAAAGAGTATCTTCTGCACGAACAGTGATTTCTTTTTTCTCAATCGTTTTGTTGTCATAAGAAAGTTCTGTTGCTTGTTTAATTCCAATACTTATTGCGATTGTAATTGCGATAATCCAGATTGCCAACAAAGTATATTTTGTTATGTTTCCAATTGATTTTAAGTTTGGAGATAACAATTTGAAACCTAAAAGAGTCAAAAAGAAAAACGGAATTCCAATTGCAAAGAACATCAATAAACCAAATGACCAGATTGGGTAATCAGTAAAGTTTCCGGCTTCTACAAAGTTTTGCCAGGGAAAATCAATAAAGATGTTTGTTCCCAAAGTAAAAACTCCAATCAATAATGCGATCAAAACACTAATTCCTGATATGATTAAGATTACTCCTAAAAATTTAGCAAAGATTTTAAAAACCGTCATAACAAAGTCTCCAAATGAACTACTTATTCTCTCAGCTCCCGACTTTACCTGGTTTCCCATTGCATCATAATCTGCATTTTTGAATTTATCAGATAAGTTTTCAATTTCTTCACGAACCTTTTTTTCGATGTTCGAAATTGTAACCGGTTCTCCAGTCATTTCCAATTTCTCAGAAGTTGTAATCGCTTCCGGAGTTACAACCCAAAGAACAAAATAAGCTAAAATACCTGTTCCAAAACCTGCGAAAACAAATACTAAGAATATGATTTTAATCCAAACAGCGTCAATTCCAAAATAATGTCCTAAACCTGTTGCAACACCACCAATCATACCTTTTTCTTTATCACGGTATAATTTTTTATGTTTTCTTGTACCGTAATCATTAAAAGACTGATTTGGTTTTTCTTCGTCTTCAATAATGTAGTCCTCAGGTTGTCCCATAACCGCAATCACTTCGTCAACGTCTTTTAAGCCTACAACATGTTTTTCACTTTTTTGTTTTTCTGTTAATAATTCAGAAACACGCATTTCGATATCTTTAATAATTTCATCTTGACCAGACGAGTTGTTAAGTGATCGTTTTATAGCGTCAAAATAGCGTGTCAATTTTAAATATGCGTCTTCATCGATGTGAAAAAACATACCGCCTAAGTTAATATTTACTGTTTTGTTCATGACTTATTGATTTTGATTGGTGATTAGATTTACGGCGTCAGACAATTCTGTCCAGGTTCCGCTAAGTTCTTTTAAAAATGTTTGTCCTATTTCGGTTAATCCATAATATTTTCGTGGTGGCCCAGAGGTTGATTCTTCCCAACGATAATTTAGCAAACCGTCGTTTTTCAGCCTAGTCAAAAGCGGGTAAACTGTTCCCTCAACAACTAGTAATTTTGCGTTTTTTAAAGTGTCTAATATCTCTGATGTATAAGCGTCTTTTTCTTTCAATACTGATAAGATGCAAAACTCAAGAACACCTTTGCGCATCTGTGCTTTTGTGTTTTCAATGTTCATAATTTCATTTTGTTTTTTTTAGATTGAACAATTCGTTTTTTGATTGATGATGATTGATTGATGATTGATTGATGATTGATTTCGAAACAATTCTTGTTGATTGCTTGTAAAGTTTCGACTATAACTTTTAATTTTTTTATGTCACACTGAGCGAACTCAATGTCAGGCTGAGCGAAGTCGAAGCCCCTTTTTTATTACTTTATAAAATTGATTGTCAAAGGATATTTATACAATTCTCCGTTTGAAGCTTTTATAGAAGCATAAATCACTAAAAAGAATTCAACAAATTTTAATACTCCAAAAAGCACTACTGCTGTCGCTCCAATACTTAATAATCCAATGTTTCCTTGAAAATTAAAATTTCTAATATAAAAATCGTCATTGTTAAAAATAGCTTCCACTGGAAGATTTTGAAAAACAACAGCGATAAAAATCGGAATTGCGATTAAAGCCAAAATCAAAGTGTAAAGCAATACGCTTAACTGAAAATTTAGCGCTTGTTTTCCGTGGTGATTTACAAATTCTGATTTGTCTTTGTAGCTCGACCAGATCAATATTGGAAAAATATAATTCCCAAACGGAATAATATACTGACTCAAAGTACTTAAATGTGTGAACGTTGCAGTGTTTCTTTCTGATGATGTTTCCATGATGAGTGGTGTTGTTGTTTCCATGATTAAAAGTATATAGTAATTTCTTATACAAATATATGGCTAAAAGACAGTATCTTGTTTTGCATAGTACTAATTATTAACAAAATTTTAACAAATATGAAATTTAAAATTGCCTTATAATCAGCTGAAAATCATTGTTAAGTATTGATTTTACTGGAAAAACAGGAAAGTAATTGTAATTTATTGTGCGTGCATAGTTTTTTTGTATTTTTACATAAAAAAATAAATATCATGGCAATTTCAGTTTCCAAACTCAACAAATTTGTATTATTCAAATTACCATCAGCATACATTTGTGGTGTACGTGTAAAAGCAATCGACGAAGACAGATGCGTTGTGAGTGTAAAACACAGATGGATTAATCAGAATCCTTTTAATTCGATGTACTTTGCAGTTCAGGCAATGGCAGCTGAGTTAACAACAGGAGCTTTAGTGATTTCTCAAATTCAGCAAAGCGGAAAAAAAATCTCAATGTTGGTTGCCAATAATAAAGGAAACTTCACCAAAAAAGCTACCGGAAGAATAACATTCGTTTGTAACGACGGACATTTAATCGCCGAAGCAATCCAAAGAACAATCGCAACAGGCGAGGGGCAAACCTTCTGGATGAAATCTATTGGAACAAATGAAGAAGGCGTTCAGGTCTCAGAAATGGATTTTGAATGGAGCGTAAGAATTAAATAGTTTTAAAGTTTTTGCCACGAATTTCACGAATTTTCACAAATTCAAGATGCTTAATGCATTTTGTAGAAAAAAATAATTCGCGAAAATTCGTGAAATTCGTGGCAAAAAAATAACGATAAAAAAAAATGCCTCAAATATTTGAGGCATTTTACTTTTAAAACGTGTTATGCTTATTTCTTAGCGCAACATTTTTTGTCTTTTTTGTCAGCAGTTTTTTTGCAGCAAGATTCTTTTTTAGCTTTTTCTTTTTTAGGAGCTGGTGTTGTGTCTTGTGCTTGTAATCCAATTGTGAATAAAGCGATCGCTAAAACGGTAAATAATTTTTTCATTTTTTATTTCATTTAATTGTTAGTACTTTTCTTTTTTTTGATTGAAGATTTGATTCAAATATAATACGATTTAGTTTTAGAATTTGTCAATGATAAGTTAATGCCTGTCAAAGAAGTATTAAATTTAAAACTAACCTTTCTTTAATCTTTTTCTGAAACAGCTGTGTTGTTAATCTTTGTACATAATACCTCATTAAGAAATCCAGCCATCTTCTATTTTATCAACGACCCATTTATCATTTACTTTTTTAATATAGATTAGATATCCATATCCGCACAAACCACCACATTCAATTCCTGCAGTGAGAACGCCATATTTTTTTTCATCATCAAACTGAATTCTGCTTAGAATAACTATTCCTGGTACAGAATAGCAACATTCATTATAAAATTTCCTGTCATTTCCACGGGGTATTCTGGAAACATATTTAAGATGAAAAGCGGTATATGCATCCAGTTTTTTTCTGTCTAGTTTAAAATCAAGCGTATCCGTAACATTGTCTTTTGATATTACAGCATCTTTAAAATGTTCGTGAAGTGCTTTAGAATTGTCTCTTACAGCCAATTCATCAAAGAAAACAAGATCAACAGGAAATTTCTTTTGTTTAGATTCGGCTAGTTCTTTATTGAATCGTTTTTTTGATTCATTTCGTCTATTCAATTTATATTCCGACGGATCTATTCCCGGAGGCGCAGGCGGAACATAAGTTAACACAGCATTTACCCAAACCGAATCAATAAGAGCCGGATAAACCTCATAAAACACCTCTTTTTCAAATTGTAAATCTTTCTCTTTATTATTACAGCTTGTCAAGATTATTCCAGAAATAAGAAATAGTACAAAATAGATTTTTCTCATCTTTTAATTCGTTAAATCATCATTAATATTGATGTTTACTGCTGTTTTCCACCAAAAACCTTCTTGGTTTTTTATCAATATTTTTTCAATTGATTTTTGTGATTTATAAACGGTTTTATAGTCATTATTCTCAATTTCAATTCTTTTTACATCTTCGGCGACAGTTTTTAGTAAATTTTCATTCCAAACCCCTATTCCAAAATATATTCCATCTTCATTTTCTCCGGTATTATATGGTTCTAAGTTAAATACGATCGAATCTCCGACTTTTATATCATTCAAGCGTTCAAATTGTGTTTTTGGATTTATGACCAATTTAACTTTCACATTGTTTTTTCCTTTGTTTATGAAATTAATAGTATGAGCGGGATCACAACTCATTAAGATTAGTGGAAGAATAAGAAGTATTAAAAAACTTTTTTTAGTCATTTTGGATTAATTGATTTTAGAATATAATTAAAAGTTAGTCAAAGAGCTAAGATATAATTTATTCGCCGCTAAAATCTGTTTTATAAACACACTTTTAAATGAACTTAAATCACTTATATGGTAAAAAAAACAATTAATAATTCAGATTCAATCCAAAGCCAACTCCCATATCGCTATCATAATGTGTAGTAATTCCAAAGTTTCTGCCAACAATATATTTTAGACCCGCCATGTATTCTTTATCCGTATTCCACATTAAGTTCATTCGCAAACGTCTCGAGAGCGGAATATCTTTTCGTTCAAATTGAACCCTCACATTTCCATCGGTGTAAACCTCAACTTGTGCTTTTACGAGCATTGGCAAAGTATATTCCATACCGGCACTAAAAACAGATCGATTGTCTTTAGTATTCTTTTGCCCGAACATATTTTGTTCCTGTTCGTCCATTCCCATTCTTCGATAGCGCCAATCAAAACCTATAAAAGGCATAAACCATTGCATTTTACCAATATATCTACCAATATGCGTTTCAGTTTCATAACCGTGTTCATTATTATAACCCAATCTCCATTCCGTTCCAATGCTCCAACGCGTGTTGCTAAACATTGCTTCACCGTCATTTCCGTTTGAGGCAAAATCATTCTCAGCCATAAAATGGAACATTCGATCATCCATTTTTAGCATTTTATAAGCCATTTCAGGATGATGAATCAACGGATTTGGAGCTGAATTTTCATAAGTAAAAATACGTCCCATTCCCGCCATCATATGATATAATATATGACAGTGAAAAAACCAATCGCCATCGGCATTAGCCTGAAATTCGATTGTATCGGTTTCCATTGGCATAATATCAATTACGTTTTTTAGCGGAGAATATTCGCCATGTTCGTTAATAATCCTAAAATCATGCCCGTGTAAATGCATCGGGTGACGCATCATCGAACCATTGTATAATGTAATACGAACGTTTTCGCCTTTTTTGATTAAAATTTTATCCGTTTCAGAAATCACTTTATTGTCTAAACTCCAAACATAACGGTTCATATTTCCGGACAATTCAAAACGTAATTCTTTTACCGGCGCATCTTTAGGCAAAGTTGTTACAGTTGGAGATTTTAGCATTGCGTAATTTAAGGTTGTAATTTCGGCGGTTTCGGTAGAATCGCTTGACATTTTCATATCGTCCATTTTCATGCCTTCCATATTATGCATCGAATGATCTTCAGGTTTTGCAGATTCCTCTTCGCCCGAAATTTCAGGATACATTACAGCATTCATGTCCATTTTGTTCAGAGACATTTTCATACCCATATCATTCATTTCGCCGTTCATCTTCATCATATCATTCATCATTTTCATACCTTCAAAATATTTCAATTTCGGAAGATGTTTTACAGGCTGTTTCGTTCCTTCGCCTAAAAATAAGGAAGCAGATCCGGTTCTGTCTTCGGCTGTAGCCAAAAAAGCAAAGGATTTATGATCTTCCGGAATCGTCACGACAATATCATAAGTTTCAGAAACTGCAATAATTAATCGGTCGACTTCTACAGGTTCAACATCGTTTCCGTCGCTGGCAACAACCGTTATTTTTCCGCCACCATAAGTCAGCCAGAAATAACTCGAAGCACCACCGTTTGCAATTCGCAATCTGACTTTATCGCCCGCTTTAAATTGCGAAAGCTGATCTTCATTTTTTCCGTTAATTAAAAACTTTTCATAATAAACATCACTCACATCCATGGCATTCATGCGTTTCCATTCGTTGGTAACTTTTGTCGAGAATTGCCCTTTCTTGATTGCTTCGGCATAACTTTGAGTTGTTCCTTTTTTTATGGCAAACCAATCGTTGGCATTATGAAGCATTCGTTGCACATTCTCAGGTTTAAGATCTGTCCATTCGCTTAGAATAATCGGAATTGTTGGTAAATCATCAATTCCTTTTCTAAAAGTTGGATCATCTTTCTTCTTATTAATAATAAAAATTCCGTACAAACCTATTTGTTCCTGCAATCCCGAATGACTGTGGTACCAATAAGTTCCGTTTTGGATAATTGGAAAAGTATATTTATGTGTTGTTCCTGGTTTTATGGGCATTTGAGTCAAATACGGAACTCCATCTTCTTTATTTGGCAGAAATAATCCGTGCCAATGTAGCGCTGTATCTTCGTTTTTTAAATCGTTATGAACATAAATCTCCGCAATATCACCTTCAGTAAAAGTCAAAGTTGGCATTGGAATTTGTCCATTTACGGTAAGTGCACGTTTTTGCTTTCCCGAAAAATTAACAATCGTATCGCGAACGTGTAAATCGTAACGAACTACTTTTTGAGCATTTGTACTAAAGGCAATCAAAAAGGCAATAAGAATAGTATATAGTTTCATATTGATTTATTAAAGTTTTAGATTTCGCAATCTTAATGCGTTTACAATTACGGAAACGGAACTCAAACTCATTGCCAGTGCAGCCAACATCGGCGAAAGCAAAATCCCGAATACAGGATATAAAATTCCCGCTGCAATTGGCACGCCTAATACATTATATATAAAGGCAAAAAACAGATTTTGTTTGATGTTTTGCATCACCGAAAAACTTAGTTTTTTAGCTTTTACGATTCCGTTTAAATCACCTTTTACCAATGTAATTTTAGCACTTTCGATAGCAACATCAGTTCCGGTTCCCATTGCGATTCCAATATTGGCTTGAGCCAAAGCCGGAGCATCATTGATTCCGTCACCTGCCATGGCAACAATTTTACCTTCGGATTGCAAACGCTGAATTTCTTTGAGTTTATCTTCCGGAAGACAATCGGCTTTAAACGAACTTAAGTGTAATTGATTAGCGACTGCTTTTGCAGTATTGCCATTATCGCCCGTCATCATAATTACTTCGACACCTTGATCGATTAAATCTTTGATTGCTTTTACGCTATTTTCTTTAATCGCGTCTGTAATCGTTACATATCCCAAAACAACTTTGTCAACGGCGATGTAAGAAACCGTTTTTCCCAGATTTTGTTCGGCAATAATTTTATTTTCAATATCATCAGAAATCGAAGCACCAACCTGAATCATTAATTTTTTATTTCCTAAAGCTACTTTTGAGTTATTCACCGTTCCTATAACACCTTTTCCAGCAACGGCTTCAAAATCCGGAACATCAAGAATCGTTTGGTTTTTAGCTTTAGCAAAATTTACTACGGCTTGCGCCAAAGGATGCTCGCTATGTTGATTTAATGAAGCAATATTTTGAAGCAAAAGATCTTCATTATTATTAACGGCGTAGATTTTTTCTACAGAAGGTTTTCCTTCAGTAATAGTTCCGGTTTTATCCGTGATCAAAACATCTATTTTGCTCATGTTTTCTAAGGCTTCGGCATTCTTTATCAAAATCCCGAATTGCGCTCCTTTACCAACTCCAACCATTACAGACATTGGAGTTGCTAATCCTAAAGCACAAGGACAAGCAATAATCAAAACGGCAATCGCATTAATTAATCCGTAGATATAAGCAGGTTCCGGACCAAATTTTGCCCAAACGAAAAACGTTATAATCGAAATAATGACAACCGTTGGAACAAAATATTTGGCAACACGATCTGCCAGTTTCTGGATTGGCGCTCTCGAACGGCTTGCGTCATTCACCATTTGTATAATTTGAGAAAGCAAAGTTTCTGAACCAACTTTTTCGGCAATCATAACAAATGATTTATTTCCGTTTATAGTTCCCGCAATTACAGAATCACCTACTTTTTTATCCACCGGAATTGGTTCTCCGGTAATCATAGCTTCATCAATGCTGCTTTCGCCGATGGTAATTTTTCCGTCGACTGGAATTTTCTCTCCTGGTTTTACACGAAGAAAATCTCCTTTTTTAATATTATGGATTGATATTACTTTGTCAGTTCCGTTTTCGACCAAAGTTGCTTCAGTTGGAGCTAATTTTAGTAAAGCTTTTATCGCTCCGTTTGTTTGTCCGTGCGCTTTTGCTTCTAATAATTGACCTAATAAAACCAATGTTATAATAACAGTTGCAGCTTCAAAATAAAGATGAATGGTTCCGTGATGTGATTTAAATTCAGATGGAAAAATATCTGGAAAGAACATTCCCGCAACGCTGAATAAAAAAGCAACACTTGTCCCGATCCCAATAAGCGTGAACATATTTAGGTTCCAAGTGATAATTGATTTGTAAGCGCGAACAAAAAACATCCATCCAGCATAAAAAAGTACCGGAATTGAAAATAAGAATTGAACCCAATTCCAGTTTTCTATAGACATTAGTTTATACAGCGGATTATCAGGAATCATTTCTGACATTGAAATAATAAAGATAGGAAGTGTGAATAAAATCGCAATCTTCATTTTCTTTAATAAGTCGGTATAAGTTTTGTTTTCTTCAGATTCAGAAGCTTGCATTGGCACCAAATCCATTCCGCAAATTGGACAATCACCAGGTTCATTCGAAACAACTTCCGGATGCATTGGACAAGTAAATTGAGTTGTCTTTATGGCAACTTCCGGAACTAAATCCATTCCGCAAACGGGACAATCTCCCGGTTTGTTATAGGTTTTGTCGCCTTCACAATGCATCGGACAATAAAAAACTCCTGTTGTATTATGATTGTGAATTACAGCTGTTTCTTTTTTGTGATGATGTCCTTCGTGATTTTCTTTCTTATTACTGGAACAGCATGATTTGGCGGGAGCTTCTGAGGTATGTTTAGACGATGTCATTTCAATAGTATACTTTCCGGCTTCGGTTAAAGCTTCTTGAAATTTTTCAGTTGCAACATGTTTTTCCATTGTTATAGTTGCCAATGGAGGATTTAAAGTTACTTCGGCTTGAATTCCTTCAATCGTATTCAAAGTTTTCTCGACTTTTTTACGACATCCATCGCACGACATTCCTGAAATTATATATTGATGCGTCATTGTTTTATCTTTTAAAGTATTACAATGCAAATTTCCGAAGTAACGTTTACTTTGGTTTGTATAATTTTGAGAATGATTTGTAATATTTAGGAAAGGTTTTTTAACCGCAAAGAGCGCAAAGTTTTTTTGGATATGCTTGTTCTAAAAAAACGCAAAGTTCGCAAAGCTTTGTCTAAAATAACTTTGCGAAAAAACATAGCCCGAGGTTTTAACCTTGGGAAGCATATCGTGATAAATTCGTTGCGTTCCAATGGTTAAAAAAAATAGCCACAGATTAAAAAA is a window encoding:
- a CDS encoding DUF4870 domain-containing protein; the encoded protein is METTTPLIMETSSERNTATFTHLSTLSQYIIPFGNYIFPILIWSSYKDKSEFVNHHGKQALNFQLSVLLYTLILALIAIPIFIAVVFQNLPVEAIFNNDDFYIRNFNFQGNIGLLSIGATAVVLFGVLKFVEFFLVIYASIKASNGELYKYPLTINFIK
- a CDS encoding DUF4442 domain-containing protein, translating into MAISVSKLNKFVLFKLPSAYICGVRVKAIDEDRCVVSVKHRWINQNPFNSMYFAVQAMAAELTTGALVISQIQQSGKKISMLVANNKGNFTKKATGRITFVCNDGHLIAEAIQRTIATGEGQTFWMKSIGTNEEGVQVSEMDFEWSVRIK
- a CDS encoding PadR family transcriptional regulator, yielding MNIENTKAQMRKGVLEFCILSVLKEKDAYTSEILDTLKNAKLLVVEGTVYPLLTRLKNDGLLNYRWEESTSGPPRKYYGLTEIGQTFLKELSGTWTELSDAVNLITNQNQ
- a CDS encoding PspC domain-containing protein, with the protein product MNKTVNINLGGMFFHIDEDAYLKLTRYFDAIKRSLNNSSGQDEIIKDIEMRVSELLTEKQKSEKHVVGLKDVDEVIAVMGQPEDYIIEDEEKPNQSFNDYGTRKHKKLYRDKEKGMIGGVATGLGHYFGIDAVWIKIIFLVFVFAGFGTGILAYFVLWVVTPEAITTSEKLEMTGEPVTISNIEKKVREEIENLSDKFKNADYDAMGNQVKSGAERISSSFGDFVMTVFKIFAKFLGVILIISGISVLIALLIGVFTLGTNIFIDFPWQNFVEAGNFTDYPIWSFGLLMFFAIGIPFFFLTLLGFKLLSPNLKSIGNITKYTLLAIWIIAITIAISIGIKQATELSYDNKTIEKKEITVRAEDTLYVKFRYNDYYAKSLNQHRDFEFVQDSANNQLIYSTDVRLHVLHTDKPTAYLQIEKSARGNSFINARQRAEKINYKYQINGNHLVLDNYFLTDVKNKFRGQEVDVYLYLPEGQLFKPDASVQDYDDSDNDFFNLHFSGDYNYKVEGSKIKCLNCPAEENEYNDGDNDGDNDYEYDDEGRIINNDTVKEVSIKINGKEVLNGKKTSGKLTTDKNGVIIKIN
- a CDS encoding multicopper oxidase domain-containing protein, with the protein product MKLYTILIAFLIAFSTNAQKVVRYDLHVRDTIVNFSGKQKRALTVNGQIPMPTLTFTEGDIAEIYVHNDLKNEDTALHWHGLFLPNKEDGVPYLTQMPIKPGTTHKYTFPIIQNGTYWYHSHSGLQEQIGLYGIFIINKKKDDPTFRKGIDDLPTIPIILSEWTDLKPENVQRMLHNANDWFAIKKGTTQSYAEAIKKGQFSTKVTNEWKRMNAMDVSDVYYEKFLINGKNEDQLSQFKAGDKVRLRIANGGASSYFWLTYGGGKITVVASDGNDVEPVEVDRLIIAVSETYDIVVTIPEDHKSFAFLATAEDRTGSASLFLGEGTKQPVKHLPKLKYFEGMKMMNDMMKMNGEMNDMGMKMSLNKMDMNAVMYPEISGEEESAKPEDHSMHNMEGMKMDDMKMSSDSTETAEITTLNYAMLKSPTVTTLPKDAPVKELRFELSGNMNRYVWSLDNKVISETDKILIKKGENVRITLYNGSMMRHPMHLHGHDFRIINEHGEYSPLKNVIDIMPMETDTIEFQANADGDWFFHCHILYHMMAGMGRIFTYENSAPNPLIHHPEMAYKMLKMDDRMFHFMAENDFASNGNDGEAMFSNTRWSIGTEWRLGYNNEHGYETETHIGRYIGKMQWFMPFIGFDWRYRRMGMDEQEQNMFGQKNTKDNRSVFSAGMEYTLPMLVKAQVEVYTDGNVRVQFERKDIPLSRRLRMNLMWNTDKEYMAGLKYIVGRNFGITTHYDSDMGVGFGLNLNY
- a CDS encoding head GIN domain-containing protein, with the translated sequence MIKIIIHITKFIVVTLTALLFASCNLNMNTIEGSGNVTTEKRIVQGDFKNIRVSNAIDLVIEQSDSTSITVEADDNLQKEIETTVENGTLVIRCKFNSFRNISQKKVTVKMPVINKIEASSAASVASKNVIQGQDIELETSSAATMDVNVESDNISCITSSGSSITIEGKALKTIARASSGSSVNAGKLFANEIEADASSGGNLEVHPILSLKAGASSGGSINYNNAPKTIEKTASSGGSISQG
- a CDS encoding heavy metal translocating P-type ATPase — translated: MTHQYIISGMSCDGCRKKVEKTLNTIEGIQAEVTLNPPLATITMEKHVATEKFQEALTEAGKYTIEMTSSKHTSEAPAKSCCSSNKKENHEGHHHKKETAVIHNHNTTGVFYCPMHCEGDKTYNKPGDCPVCGMDLVPEVAIKTTQFTCPMHPEVVSNEPGDCPICGMDLVPMQASESEENKTYTDLLKKMKIAILFTLPIFIISMSEMIPDNPLYKLMSIENWNWVQFLFSIPVLFYAGWMFFVRAYKSIITWNLNMFTLIGIGTSVAFLFSVAGMFFPDIFPSEFKSHHGTIHLYFEAATVIITLVLLGQLLEAKAHGQTNGAIKALLKLAPTEATLVENGTDKVISIHNIKKGDFLRVKPGEKIPVDGKITIGESSIDEAMITGEPIPVDKKVGDSVIAGTINGNKSFVMIAEKVGSETLLSQIIQMVNDASRSRAPIQKLADRVAKYFVPTVVIISIITFFVWAKFGPEPAYIYGLINAIAVLIIACPCALGLATPMSVMVGVGKGAQFGILIKNAEALENMSKIDVLITDKTGTITEGKPSVEKIYAVNNNEDLLLQNIASLNQHSEHPLAQAVVNFAKAKNQTILDVPDFEAVAGKGVIGTVNNSKVALGNKKLMIQVGASISDDIENKIIAEQNLGKTVSYIAVDKVVLGYVTITDAIKENSVKAIKDLIDQGVEVIMMTGDNGNTAKAVANQLHLSSFKADCLPEDKLKEIQRLQSEGKIVAMAGDGINDAPALAQANIGIAMGTGTDVAIESAKITLVKGDLNGIVKAKKLSFSVMQNIKQNLFFAFIYNVLGVPIAAGILYPVFGILLSPMLAALAMSLSSVSVIVNALRLRNLKL